One Cumulibacter manganitolerans genomic window, GTCGGGTGGCTGGTCGTCGCGGTAGGGCTGCAGGTGGTCGAGGTCGGTGCCGGGGCCGGCGGGTCGGGTGCAGCCGGGGAATCGGCAGGTGCCGTCGCGGGCGGCGATCGCGGTGCGCAGTCGTTCGGAGGGTCGTCGGCG contains:
- a CDS encoding HNH endonuclease signature motif containing protein, with the protein product RRRPSERLRTAIAARDGTCRFPGCTRPAGPGTDLDHLQPYRDDQPPDGQTVPQNLHVLCRRHHRAKHQLHWQPHMLETGHIHWTNPITGTTELT